The Syntrophorhabdales bacterium DNA segment ACCTGACAGACACAAAGAACACGCCCCTCTTCAAGCAGTACGTCATAAAACAGATTGCGGGAAAAACAATAGGCATATTCGGGCTCACCGGTGATACCGAGGAAATGACCTCGATCATCGGTAAGATTACACAGGGCTCCGTGGTCGTGCAGGATTCGATTAAAGCGGCTGAATCGGTGATGAAAGAGCTCGCGGGCAAAGTTGATCTGGTCATCGCCCTGACACACCAGGGAGTCGGACGTGATTGGGTGTTGGCTCGCCGGGTGGGAGGGATTGATCTCATTATCGGTGGTCGTGACGGTCAGAAGATACGGGAACCGCGCAAGGCAGGCACGACGCAGATTGTGCAGGCAGGAGAGAAAGGCCAGTATCTTGGGCTGCTTGAGGTCTCGTTCGGGCCGGACAAGACGAAAGCCGTCCGGAATAGCCTGATTCCCTTAGGCAACCAGCTTGCTGACGATGAAGTAACGTCAATGATTCTCGACTATCAAAAGCAGATGGCGGCTCTCTATGTCCCTGCCGGTGAAAGTCCTGCCTCACCCGCGAGCACATCGTGTTCTCCGTGCCACGAGAAAGAGTTCAGCTCCTGGCAGGCAACGGGACATGCCCGCGCTTACGAATCCCTCGTGAACAGAAATAGGCAGTTCGATCCTGAATGTCTCGCGTGTCATACCACACGCTTCGAGGAGCCGGACGGATTTTCTATGAAGCTTCAGCAGAAGGGACTGTTGGGTGTCCAGTGTGAATCGTGTCACGGCAATGCCTCCGAACACGTGCGCGCATCTACAGCCGTTACCCATCAAAAGCCGGGAAAAGAAGTATGCACTACGTGTCACACTCCCGACCGCAGCCCAACATTCGAAAAAGGCTACGAGGTCTACTTCCGGA contains these protein-coding regions:
- a CDS encoding multiheme c-type cytochrome, with translation MLVLDSGDLFFEKEIPETLRASAKLKAEAVARIYRTIGCDAVNVGERDLLLGVTALKELEKKFGTPFISANLTDTKNTPLFKQYVIKQIAGKTIGIFGLTGDTEEMTSIIGKITQGSVVVQDSIKAAESVMKELAGKVDLVIALTHQGVGRDWVLARRVGGIDLIIGGRDGQKIREPRKAGTTQIVQAGEKGQYLGLLEVSFGPDKTKAVRNSLIPLGNQLADDEVTSMILDYQKQMAALYVPAGESPASPASTSCSPCHEKEFSSWQATGHARAYESLVNRNRQFDPECLACHTTRFEEPDGFSMKLQQKGLLGVQCESCHGNASEHVRASTAVTHQKPGKEVCTTCHTPDRSPTFEKGYEVYFRKAKH